In Haloarcula salinisoli, one genomic interval encodes:
- a CDS encoding amidohydrolase family protein encodes MAGHTPDVVIYDALVLTVDSDNRLLDGGTVVVTDGRITEVRPSRADDDRLDADHSIDGDGKLVLPGLVNTHTHLEMTPLVGAVSDWDLRELLLQMTVFFDRLDDEALAYFRQAGYELAALNFLRGGVTTVNAMDIRPGQGAEVFGSAGLRGFFGPAMTDLFWDVPVAEQFDRFRSFVEAHHDTYDGRIRATICPHDDWSCSREFWEQTADLAADYPDLLVHTHLLELAESNTMGRANGGDDSLDMLESVGLLDDRLVAAHCRVADDDDIRRFAAADAAVAHCPSVVAYWNPDPEMQWTPVPEMRAAGIDVGLGIDDHYWHDSYNMFGEARQARMAANLKRTAGQYESMELLRMLTIEGARALGVGDQIGSIEPGKQADLIVLDVDKPKFTPLTNVPAQVVNGATPADVVTVLVDGTVLLRDGTVETMEPDAVRDRVETAVERFQDETDWDLSLAGGEPPGTASTLRDIPKRGPARLLGRLAVQHVKDTVSW; translated from the coding sequence ATGGCAGGCCACACACCGGATGTCGTCATCTACGACGCGCTGGTACTGACAGTCGACAGCGACAATCGGTTGCTCGACGGCGGCACCGTCGTCGTGACCGACGGCCGGATTACCGAGGTTCGCCCCAGCCGGGCGGACGACGACCGACTCGACGCGGACCACAGCATCGACGGCGACGGCAAACTCGTGCTGCCGGGGCTGGTCAACACGCACACGCATCTGGAGATGACACCGCTGGTCGGCGCGGTCAGCGACTGGGACCTGCGAGAACTGCTCCTCCAGATGACGGTGTTTTTCGACCGGCTGGACGACGAGGCCCTCGCGTACTTTCGGCAGGCGGGGTACGAACTCGCGGCGCTGAACTTCCTCCGTGGCGGGGTCACGACCGTCAACGCGATGGATATTCGACCCGGACAGGGCGCCGAGGTGTTCGGGTCGGCGGGGCTCCGTGGGTTTTTCGGCCCGGCGATGACCGACCTCTTCTGGGACGTGCCCGTCGCGGAGCAGTTCGACCGGTTCCGGAGCTTCGTCGAGGCCCACCACGACACCTACGACGGCCGAATCAGGGCGACCATCTGTCCCCACGACGACTGGTCGTGTTCGCGCGAGTTCTGGGAGCAAACCGCCGACCTCGCCGCCGACTATCCCGACCTGCTCGTCCACACCCACCTGCTCGAACTGGCCGAGAGCAACACGATGGGCCGTGCGAACGGCGGCGACGACTCGCTCGACATGCTCGAATCGGTCGGTCTCCTTGACGACCGACTCGTCGCCGCCCACTGTCGGGTGGCCGACGACGACGATATCCGACGGTTTGCAGCGGCCGACGCCGCCGTCGCGCACTGCCCCTCGGTGGTGGCCTACTGGAACCCGGATCCGGAGATGCAGTGGACGCCGGTCCCGGAGATGCGGGCCGCCGGCATCGACGTGGGGCTGGGTATCGACGACCACTACTGGCACGACTCCTACAACATGTTCGGCGAGGCGCGACAGGCCCGAATGGCTGCCAATCTGAAGCGGACGGCCGGCCAGTACGAGTCGATGGAACTCCTGCGGATGCTTACCATCGAGGGGGCGCGAGCGCTCGGCGTGGGCGACCAGATTGGAAGCATCGAACCTGGCAAACAGGCGGACCTCATTGTACTGGACGTAGACAAGCCGAAGTTCACGCCGCTGACGAACGTCCCGGCACAGGTCGTCAACGGCGCGACGCCCGCCGACGTGGTGACGGTGCTCGTCGACGGCACCGTGCTCCTCCGGGACGGTACGGTCGAGACGATGGAGCCCGACGCCGTCCGGGACCGCGTCGAGACTGCCGTCGAGCGGTTCCAGGACGAAACCGACTGGGACCTCTCGCTTGCCGGGGGCGAGCCACCGGGCACCGCGTCGACACTGCGTGACATCCCGAAACGGGGACCGGCGAGGTTACTCGGGCGGCTGGCGGTGCAACACGTGAAAGACACAGTCTCTTGGTGA
- a CDS encoding helix-turn-helix domain-containing protein, with translation MKQLEITTTIDTDLLPHFYQVVSESPAIEELRVLDWNLAADDVGTLVYAVDGDLELFRDAAAETDGVDGVACSRVDGPVSYALVDARLAAVPFFNEFMRATARAGLVVRKPLVYRDNRSYSYALGDPASLQAAIDGTPPGVDLQIERISQFPSVFDEPTRRLSDRQRETVEAALELGYYDQPRGSTHEDIAAALDCAPSTVTTHLQKAEEKLVRDAMRSTQR, from the coding sequence ATGAAACAGCTCGAAATCACGACGACTATCGATACGGACCTGCTGCCGCACTTCTATCAGGTCGTCTCGGAATCGCCGGCTATCGAAGAGCTACGCGTGCTCGACTGGAATCTGGCTGCGGACGACGTGGGAACGTTGGTGTACGCCGTCGATGGGGACCTAGAGCTGTTCCGGGACGCCGCCGCCGAGACCGACGGCGTCGACGGCGTCGCCTGCTCCCGCGTGGACGGCCCCGTCTCGTACGCCCTGGTGGACGCTCGGCTCGCCGCCGTCCCCTTTTTCAACGAGTTCATGCGGGCGACAGCCCGTGCCGGACTCGTCGTCCGGAAACCGCTCGTCTATCGCGACAACCGGTCGTACAGCTACGCGCTGGGCGACCCGGCGTCGCTTCAGGCGGCCATCGACGGGACACCCCCCGGCGTGGACCTGCAGATAGAACGGATTAGCCAGTTCCCGTCGGTGTTCGACGAGCCGACACGCCGGCTGAGCGACCGCCAACGCGAGACCGTCGAAGCGGCGCTCGAACTGGGATACTACGACCAGCCGCGCGGGTCGACACACGAGGATATCGCCGCGGCGCTGGACTGTGCACCGAGCACGGTGACGACGCATCTCCAGAAGGCGGAGGAGAAACTCGTCCGGGATGCGATGCGCAGCACCCAACGCTAG
- a CDS encoding DUF4177 domain-containing protein, which translates to MEVSETDRWEYETRRPPRGETQKESVDPKAELNELAAEGWRFVDTIEYTGGGTKFLVFERPARSSDDGGDDSP; encoded by the coding sequence ATGGAGGTATCCGAGACCGACCGCTGGGAGTACGAGACGCGCAGACCCCCCCGCGGCGAGACCCAGAAGGAATCGGTCGACCCCAAAGCGGAACTGAACGAACTCGCCGCCGAGGGGTGGCGGTTCGTCGACACCATCGAATACACCGGTGGTGGGACGAAGTTCCTCGTGTTCGAGCGTCCGGCGCGGTCGTCAGACGACGGCGGGGACGACTCCCCGTGA
- a CDS encoding SDR family NAD(P)-dependent oxidoreductase, producing MSKLLDGQTAVVTGAASGLGRAISLTFADHGADVVVADIREDPKEGGDPTHERIEAETDQRAEYVECSVTDYSDLEVAAEVAGELGGLDIWVNNAGVISHIDFLEVTPEDFDHVMDIDLKGVFFGAQAAAKQFLDEETPGTIINMASLAAVRTGADMPVYGPAKAGVQQLTYSLADRFGDDGIRVNCINPGWTETQMLAESPMAEGEEGQRFQEMLLGAIPQGRFGKPQEVANVALFLASDLASYVNGERIVVDGGFAHT from the coding sequence ATGAGTAAGCTACTCGACGGCCAGACTGCAGTCGTCACGGGAGCCGCGAGCGGCCTCGGCCGGGCTATCTCGCTGACGTTTGCCGACCACGGCGCGGACGTGGTCGTCGCCGATATCCGCGAGGACCCGAAGGAAGGCGGCGACCCGACTCACGAACGTATCGAGGCCGAGACGGACCAGCGAGCCGAGTACGTCGAGTGTTCGGTGACCGATTACAGTGACCTCGAGGTGGCCGCCGAAGTCGCCGGGGAGCTCGGCGGCCTGGATATCTGGGTGAACAACGCCGGCGTCATCTCCCACATCGACTTCCTGGAGGTCACGCCAGAGGACTTCGACCACGTGATGGATATCGACCTGAAAGGCGTCTTCTTCGGCGCGCAGGCCGCCGCGAAACAGTTCCTCGACGAGGAGACGCCGGGGACCATCATCAACATGGCCAGTCTGGCGGCGGTGCGTACCGGCGCCGATATGCCGGTGTACGGGCCGGCGAAGGCCGGCGTCCAGCAGCTCACGTACTCGCTGGCCGACCGCTTTGGCGACGATGGCATCCGCGTCAACTGTATCAACCCCGGCTGGACCGAGACCCAGATGCTGGCTGAGTCGCCGATGGCGGAGGGCGAGGAGGGCCAGCGGTTCCAGGAGATGTTGCTGGGGGCGATACCGCAGGGTCGCTTTGGCAAACCCCAGGAGGTCGCAAACGTCGCCCTGTTCCTGGCCAGCGACCTGGCCTCCTACGTCAACGGCGAGCGCATCGTCGTCGACGGCGGGTTCGCACACACCTGA
- a CDS encoding helix-turn-helix transcriptional regulator gives MPTDSPNEFVIASTVRTAIVQDLADSPTTTDELLSGISASSTAVYDALSALEERGIARDVGDRWALTAQGQIAADSIEVWQGTESFLATDPEYWQTHRVDVIPDPFRRRLPELGDYEVYRDGPGEPNRAEQIAVSRMAAADAPDITTPFYSLNHQRNVPDTPETRMLVTREATDISVQRYRDGHREEVEDLPAVQMRLTRCQFATVVGDEFVLFGLPTVDAAEPTLSDTSATLVSETEAAVEWGKELFEYLWERSDPMEPYMVEHHADVL, from the coding sequence ATGCCGACCGACTCGCCGAACGAGTTCGTCATCGCGTCCACGGTCCGGACGGCCATCGTCCAGGACCTCGCCGACAGTCCGACCACGACCGACGAACTGCTCTCAGGGATTTCTGCGAGTAGCACGGCGGTGTACGACGCGCTCTCGGCGCTCGAGGAGCGGGGTATCGCCCGCGATGTCGGGGACAGATGGGCACTGACCGCGCAGGGACAGATTGCAGCCGACAGCATCGAGGTCTGGCAGGGTACCGAGTCGTTTCTCGCGACCGACCCGGAGTACTGGCAGACCCACCGCGTCGACGTGATTCCCGACCCCTTCCGGCGTCGGCTCCCCGAGCTGGGCGATTACGAGGTCTACCGGGACGGCCCGGGCGAACCCAATCGGGCCGAGCAGATCGCCGTGAGCCGGATGGCCGCTGCGGACGCCCCAGACATCACGACCCCGTTTTACTCGCTGAACCATCAGCGAAACGTCCCGGACACCCCGGAGACGCGGATGCTCGTCACCCGCGAGGCGACGGACATCAGTGTCCAGCGCTATCGCGACGGGCACCGCGAGGAGGTGGAGGACTTGCCCGCGGTCCAGATGCGGCTCACGAGGTGTCAGTTCGCCACGGTCGTCGGCGACGAGTTCGTCCTGTTCGGGCTCCCGACGGTAGATGCAGCGGAGCCGACGCTCTCGGACACCTCGGCGACGCTGGTCTCCGAGACCGAGGCGGCGGTCGAGTGGGGCAAAGAGTTGTTCGAGTACCTCTGGGAACGCTCGGACCCGATGGAGCCGTACATGGTCGAGCACCACGCCGACGTGCTGTAG
- a CDS encoding CPBP family intramembrane glutamic endopeptidase, with amino-acid sequence MSTVSRERPRLQSAIALVSALGLGAGGLALGFALLVLTVLGIGLLTGSGLSTFGFLVLSLVLVQGIGCGGVALSYYKLRPVIAPRVRSALDIGGEGPAFGIPVSVPSLREVGIVLAGYAAAIVWVMISGILLTVLQELRGQSLNTGENAAAELGRSNPELLLLLIPASILVIGPGEELLFRGVVQARIRERFSRVPGIAIASLFFAALHIVALVGGSLVGNLVVVSILFGTATVFGVAYEYAENIVVPSLIHGLYNATLFTLLYVSLTLGDELPQQGQALLGLALP; translated from the coding sequence ATGTCAACCGTGTCACGCGAGCGTCCGCGCCTCCAGTCGGCCATCGCGCTGGTCTCCGCGCTGGGTCTCGGGGCCGGCGGGCTTGCACTCGGGTTCGCGCTGCTCGTCCTGACGGTCCTGGGTATCGGGCTGCTCACCGGGTCGGGACTGTCGACCTTCGGCTTCCTGGTCCTCAGTCTCGTCCTCGTCCAGGGTATCGGCTGTGGCGGCGTCGCGCTGAGCTACTACAAGCTCAGGCCGGTCATCGCGCCGCGTGTGCGGTCCGCGCTGGACATCGGCGGCGAGGGGCCGGCGTTCGGGATTCCCGTCTCGGTCCCGAGCCTGCGTGAGGTGGGTATCGTCCTCGCGGGCTACGCCGCGGCCATCGTCTGGGTGATGATATCCGGCATCCTGCTGACCGTCCTCCAGGAGCTCCGGGGCCAGTCACTCAACACGGGAGAAAACGCCGCCGCGGAGCTCGGGCGGTCGAACCCGGAACTACTCCTGCTGTTGATTCCAGCGTCGATACTCGTCATCGGTCCGGGCGAGGAACTGCTCTTCCGCGGCGTCGTCCAGGCGCGCATCCGGGAGCGGTTCAGCCGCGTGCCGGGTATCGCCATCGCCTCCCTCTTTTTCGCGGCGCTGCACATCGTCGCGCTCGTGGGCGGCTCGCTGGTGGGCAACCTCGTCGTCGTGAGCATCCTCTTTGGCACCGCGACGGTCTTTGGCGTCGCCTACGAGTACGCCGAGAACATCGTCGTCCCGTCGCTGATACACGGCCTGTACAACGCGACGTTGTTTACCCTCCTCTATGTCAGCCTGACGCTGGGCGACGAACTGCCACAGCAGGGACAGGCGCTGCTGGGACTGGCCCTCCCGTAA
- a CDS encoding DUF1684 domain-containing protein, translating into MTDDYAEELRRNRAEKDDFFAEHPQSPIPPEERDGFDGLSYFDPDPTYRVEASVTRHDDPEPVEMETTDGRVVRYLHVVTFEFDIDGEAATLQGYRQAGDDPGQLFVPFRDKTTGQQTYKRGRYMELEHDGELADGDTVTLDFNLAYAPFCAYSDTFSCPLPPEANWLDGAVEAGERTN; encoded by the coding sequence ATGACCGACGACTACGCCGAGGAACTTCGCCGGAATCGCGCCGAGAAAGACGACTTCTTCGCCGAGCACCCGCAGTCGCCCATCCCGCCGGAGGAACGGGATGGCTTCGACGGGCTGTCGTATTTCGACCCCGACCCGACCTACCGCGTCGAGGCGTCGGTGACCCGCCACGACGACCCCGAGCCCGTCGAGATGGAGACGACCGACGGGCGCGTGGTCCGGTATCTGCACGTCGTCACCTTCGAGTTCGACATCGACGGCGAGGCCGCCACCCTCCAGGGCTACCGGCAGGCCGGCGACGACCCGGGCCAGCTCTTTGTCCCGTTCCGGGACAAGACGACAGGCCAGCAGACGTACAAACGGGGCCGCTACATGGAGCTGGAACACGACGGCGAACTGGCCGACGGCGACACCGTAACGCTGGATTTCAACCTCGCGTACGCGCCCTTCTGTGCCTACAGCGACACCTTCTCGTGTCCGCTCCCGCCCGAGGCGAACTGGCTCGACGGTGCCGTCGAGGCCGGCGAACGGACAAACTGA
- a CDS encoding ATP-binding protein — translation MTDGTHWVATDGGRSRDTGRLDPLFDVLPDPAVLVDFGTDEPRVRRINDAFARAFGHDTESVVEEPLDELLGSPSSEAVRGALAGPADGVCEVRRETVEGREREYLFRRVRADGSDQVYGLYTDITERTAHEANLTALHETARELMAAETTDEVVDIGVNAARDVLGFEINAIYRYDEETDTLDPAATTARSRELLGEPPSFPSGSSIAWRAFETGDAVICDDVREDPDVFNPSTPFRSELLLPLGDYGVLVAGSTEPATFKPTDRSLGQVLAANIQSGLQQASREETLREREQALARQNERLEEFASIVSHDLRTPLDLAGAHLELAAEDSQASDHLDDVAAAHRRMSELIDDVLTWAREGDAVESTEPVSLPALLSACWADRQPDGATLEITTERTVPADRSRLRQLFDNLLDNAVTHAGPAATIRVGDIDGGVYVADDGPGIPPDERDAIFDFGHALAAESTGFGLAIVGEIVEAHGWSISVTESERGGARFEIQF, via the coding sequence ATGACAGACGGGACTCACTGGGTCGCGACCGACGGTGGCCGGTCGCGTGACACCGGTCGGCTGGACCCGCTGTTCGATGTCCTCCCCGACCCAGCGGTGCTCGTGGATTTCGGTACGGACGAGCCGCGCGTCCGTCGCATCAACGACGCGTTCGCGCGGGCGTTCGGTCACGACACCGAATCGGTCGTCGAAGAACCGCTTGACGAGCTGCTCGGGTCACCGTCGTCCGAGGCCGTACGTGGGGCACTCGCCGGCCCGGCGGATGGCGTCTGCGAGGTGCGTCGCGAGACGGTCGAGGGCCGGGAGCGCGAGTACCTGTTCCGGCGCGTCCGCGCCGACGGTTCGGACCAGGTGTACGGGCTCTACACTGACATCACCGAACGGACGGCTCACGAGGCGAATCTGACGGCCCTGCACGAGACGGCCCGGGAGCTGATGGCGGCCGAGACGACCGACGAGGTGGTCGACATCGGCGTCAACGCCGCCAGGGACGTCCTGGGCTTCGAGATAAACGCGATTTACCGGTACGACGAGGAGACAGACACGCTCGACCCGGCAGCGACGACCGCACGCAGCAGGGAACTGCTCGGTGAGCCCCCGAGCTTCCCCAGCGGGAGCAGTATCGCGTGGCGGGCCTTCGAGACTGGGGACGCCGTCATCTGTGACGACGTGCGCGAGGACCCGGACGTGTTCAACCCGTCCACGCCGTTCCGCTCGGAGCTGCTACTTCCACTGGGCGACTACGGCGTGTTAGTGGCCGGTTCGACCGAACCGGCGACGTTCAAGCCGACCGACCGCTCGCTGGGGCAGGTGCTGGCCGCGAACATCCAGTCGGGGCTCCAGCAGGCCAGTCGCGAGGAGACGCTCCGTGAGCGCGAACAGGCACTGGCCCGCCAGAACGAGCGCCTGGAGGAGTTCGCCTCTATCGTCTCGCACGACCTGCGGACGCCGCTCGACCTCGCGGGCGCCCACCTCGAACTGGCCGCCGAGGACAGCCAGGCCAGCGACCACCTCGACGACGTCGCCGCGGCCCACCGCCGGATGTCCGAGCTCATCGACGACGTGCTCACGTGGGCCCGCGAGGGCGACGCCGTCGAGTCGACCGAGCCCGTCTCGCTGCCCGCGCTGCTCTCGGCGTGCTGGGCCGACCGCCAGCCCGACGGGGCGACCCTCGAGATCACGACCGAGCGCACGGTCCCGGCCGACCGCAGCCGGCTCAGACAGCTGTTCGACAACCTGCTGGACAACGCCGTCACCCACGCCGGGCCGGCGGCGACGATACGCGTCGGTGACATCGACGGCGGCGTCTACGTCGCCGACGACGGCCCCGGCATCCCACCGGACGAGCGCGACGCCATCTTCGACTTTGGCCACGCGCTCGCCGCCGAAAGCACCGGCTTCGGACTGGCTATCGTCGGCGAAATCGTCGAGGCCCACGGCTGGTCGATTTCCGTCACGGAGAGCGAGCGCGGCGGCGCGCGCTTCGAGATACAGTTCTGA
- a CDS encoding AMP-dependent synthetase/ligase has product MGAPPSWFEAEAAYSDDVTELDTLGELFAATATRNAERDAQQYKGGVYDRSLTGEILPRPPDGAYGRLSYERMGELVRYLAAGFRELGVSSDTRVGIFASTRMEWALTDFAVLSAGGVVTTVYTDSSEKQVRYLLDDPDAELAVVGTDEQLERVLAVEDDLDLEAVVTMDDCAPDRADVLTLSDVYDRGEAAFESSEYETWLADRSLDDLASIIYTSGTTGQPKGVELTHRNFRTNVNQTRRRLGPRPDKAPGLPTVAAGKRSIAFLPLAHVFERLAGHFFMYASGVTVCYAESPDTLADDLEQVRPHFGASVPRVYERIFRRMREQASASPVKERIFDWALGVAREHARTEDPGSLLTLQHRLADRLVYSTVREGVGGEVEFMVSGGGSLSKELCETFIGMGIDIVEGYGLTETAPVISINPPEDLRPGTLGYPVTEIDIHIDEHVVDEREFDDASGRLGELLVAGPNVTAGYWANPGETTRGFTELEGQRWFRTGDVVEQTDDGFLVYHDRIKQLLVLSTGKNVAPQPIEDLFATVDRVDQIMVVGDDEKFVGALIVPDFEEMERLAAREGIDLPDDPAAQCDHEAVRGWVQAAVDEANAELERTERIKAFELVPEEWTARNDLLTPSMKKKRRNIHQEFQDAVDAIYAEE; this is encoded by the coding sequence ATGGGTGCCCCACCGAGCTGGTTCGAGGCGGAGGCCGCCTACAGCGACGACGTCACGGAGTTGGACACACTCGGTGAACTGTTCGCGGCGACCGCGACCCGCAACGCCGAGCGGGACGCCCAGCAGTACAAGGGCGGCGTCTACGACCGCTCGCTGACGGGCGAGATACTCCCGAGACCGCCCGACGGTGCCTACGGACGGCTCAGCTACGAGCGGATGGGCGAGCTCGTTCGATATCTCGCCGCCGGCTTCCGCGAACTCGGCGTGAGTAGCGACACCCGCGTGGGCATCTTCGCGTCGACGCGGATGGAATGGGCGCTAACCGATTTCGCCGTGCTGTCGGCCGGCGGGGTCGTGACCACGGTGTACACCGACTCCTCGGAGAAACAGGTCCGCTATCTCCTCGACGACCCGGACGCCGAGCTGGCGGTCGTGGGCACCGACGAGCAGTTAGAGCGGGTGCTAGCGGTGGAGGACGACCTCGACCTCGAGGCCGTCGTCACGATGGACGACTGCGCGCCCGACCGGGCGGACGTGCTGACGCTTTCCGACGTCTACGACCGGGGCGAAGCCGCCTTCGAGTCCAGCGAGTACGAGACCTGGCTCGCCGACCGGTCACTGGACGACCTCGCGAGCATCATCTATACCTCCGGGACCACCGGGCAACCGAAGGGGGTAGAGCTCACGCACAGGAACTTCCGGACGAACGTCAACCAGACGCGGCGGCGGCTTGGGCCCCGTCCGGACAAGGCCCCTGGGCTCCCGACGGTCGCGGCCGGGAAGCGCTCTATCGCCTTCCTCCCGCTGGCCCACGTCTTCGAACGGCTGGCGGGCCACTTCTTCATGTATGCCTCCGGTGTGACCGTCTGCTACGCCGAGAGCCCGGACACGCTGGCCGACGACCTGGAACAGGTTCGCCCGCACTTCGGTGCGAGCGTCCCTCGCGTCTACGAGCGCATCTTCCGGCGGATGCGCGAGCAGGCCAGCGCCTCGCCGGTCAAAGAGCGCATCTTCGACTGGGCGCTGGGCGTCGCCAGAGAGCACGCCCGCACGGAGGACCCGGGGTCACTGTTGACGCTCCAGCACCGACTCGCGGACCGTCTCGTCTACAGCACAGTCCGCGAGGGAGTCGGCGGTGAAGTAGAGTTCATGGTCAGCGGCGGCGGGAGCCTCTCTAAAGAGCTCTGTGAGACGTTCATCGGGATGGGTATCGACATCGTCGAGGGGTACGGGCTCACCGAGACGGCACCGGTCATATCCATCAATCCGCCGGAGGACCTCCGGCCGGGGACGCTCGGCTACCCGGTAACCGAAATCGACATCCACATCGACGAACACGTCGTCGACGAGAGGGAGTTCGACGACGCCAGCGGTCGGCTAGGCGAGCTGCTCGTCGCCGGCCCCAACGTCACCGCGGGATACTGGGCGAACCCGGGCGAGACGACCCGTGGATTCACCGAACTTGAGGGGCAGCGCTGGTTCCGGACCGGCGACGTGGTCGAGCAGACCGACGACGGCTTTCTGGTGTATCACGACCGAATCAAACAGCTCCTGGTGCTCTCGACGGGGAAGAACGTCGCCCCACAGCCCATCGAGGACCTGTTCGCGACGGTCGACCGAGTCGACCAGATAATGGTCGTCGGCGACGACGAGAAGTTCGTCGGGGCGCTCATCGTTCCCGACTTCGAGGAGATGGAACGGCTCGCGGCCAGGGAGGGTATCGACCTGCCCGACGACCCGGCCGCCCAGTGTGACCACGAGGCCGTTCGCGGCTGGGTTCAGGCCGCCGTCGACGAGGCCAACGCAGAACTGGAGCGCACCGAGCGCATCAAGGCCTTCGAGCTGGTCCCCGAGGAGTGGACAGCGCGCAACGACCTCCTCACGCCGTCGATGAAGAAGAAGCGCCGCAACATCCACCAGGAGTTCCAGGACGCCGTCGACGCTATCTACGCCGAGGAGTAG
- a CDS encoding Hsp20/alpha crystallin family protein, translating to MRDQRYPFDGMDRFFDQMRREMFGGIGPQSRQFGDSRREAPAIESADQRSWDAGVTVEETDDGFVVLADLPGFDRDELSIRLHDDVLHLSGEHEVGDGMSYRSRQVSERITLPAHVDPDHVTASYHNGVLEIQFEVVSEDDAGTDIHIE from the coding sequence ATGAGAGACCAGCGATACCCCTTCGACGGCATGGACCGGTTCTTCGACCAGATGCGCCGGGAGATGTTCGGCGGCATCGGGCCCCAGAGCCGACAGTTCGGTGACAGCCGGCGAGAAGCACCGGCCATCGAGAGCGCCGACCAGCGGAGCTGGGACGCTGGGGTCACCGTCGAGGAGACAGACGACGGCTTCGTGGTCCTCGCTGACCTCCCGGGTTTCGACCGGGACGAGCTCTCCATTCGCCTCCACGACGACGTGCTCCACCTCAGCGGCGAACACGAGGTCGGGGACGGGATGAGCTACCGGAGCCGACAGGTCAGCGAGCGGATTACGCTCCCAGCCCACGTCGACCCCGACCACGTGACGGCCAGCTACCACAACGGCGTCCTCGAAATCCAGTTCGAAGTGGTGTCCGAGGACGACGCCGGCACGGACATCCACATCGAGTAA
- a CDS encoding NOP5/NOP56 family protein, which produces MTDGWFVGLDPDDTTAAAERIASGRAESPDDWPAQAVDAGYAADTEAYYERLHAATTAATETAVTERERADDQQLVHAVRAMADCERTANELAERVAEWGGSRYGEAGSGVGYARRIAEGDVGEGDEGGDRALRSLAERVVAVAEEADELRAYIERTAPAVAPNLSALAGPVLAARLVSLAGGLESLAKKPSGTVQVLGAEDALFAHLRGGAPSPKHGIIFTHEYVSGTRREERGSAARALAGKLSIAARIDHYSGDRRPDLERDLDERIERIRTRGGDQ; this is translated from the coding sequence ATGACAGACGGCTGGTTCGTCGGGCTGGACCCCGACGACACGACCGCGGCGGCCGAACGCATCGCGAGCGGGCGGGCCGAGTCCCCCGACGACTGGCCCGCCCAGGCCGTCGACGCAGGCTACGCCGCCGACACCGAGGCGTACTACGAGCGGCTCCACGCGGCGACGACGGCGGCCACCGAGACGGCCGTCACTGAGCGCGAACGGGCCGACGACCAACAGCTCGTCCACGCGGTGCGGGCCATGGCCGACTGCGAGCGCACCGCAAACGAGCTGGCCGAACGGGTCGCTGAGTGGGGCGGCAGTCGCTACGGCGAGGCTGGAAGCGGCGTGGGGTACGCCCGGCGCATCGCCGAGGGCGACGTGGGAGAGGGAGACGAGGGCGGCGACCGGGCCCTTCGCTCGCTGGCCGAGCGCGTCGTGGCGGTCGCCGAGGAGGCCGACGAGCTCCGGGCGTACATAGAGCGCACCGCGCCCGCCGTCGCGCCGAACCTCTCAGCGCTGGCCGGACCGGTCCTGGCCGCACGCCTCGTCTCGCTGGCCGGCGGGCTGGAATCGCTCGCGAAGAAGCCAAGCGGCACCGTCCAGGTGCTGGGTGCCGAGGACGCCCTGTTCGCGCACCTCCGCGGGGGCGCGCCCTCGCCCAAGCACGGCATCATCTTCACCCACGAGTACGTCAGCGGCACCCGCCGCGAGGAGCGGGGCTCCGCGGCTCGCGCGCTGGCCGGCAAACTCTCCATCGCCGCCCGAATCGACCACTACAGCGGCGATCGCCGACCAGACCTGGAGCGGGACCTCGACGAGCGCATCGAACGCATCCGAACCCGGGGAGGTGACCAATGA